The Oryza brachyantha chromosome 7, ObraRS2, whole genome shotgun sequence genomic interval AGCTACTGCTGCTCCATTATCTTCTTTGATTTGCTAGCTACTACCtagcttgttttgtttgtgctGGTGATTAAACGAtcagttgctgctgctgttatTGCTTCCAAATTTAGCTTCAGGTGAGATCTGCTGTTAGTTGTTACTATCTGGTTTCTCAGCGTCTGAAAGGAGCAGAAAGTGTGACCAGGTCATGTTTTCCATGCGCATAAGGTGCTTGTTGCATTGCCTCCCCGGTTGGCTTGCACTTGCACGCATGTCACTTCAATCCTCTCTAGTGTGAAATCTTTTGTCCTGGACTACGACCATCAGATTATGAGATCAATCCCTCTTGCTGAGCCACACCATCCACAACACAGTGGCTTATTGTTCCGGACTAGGACCATCAGAATATCTGATTATTGAGCTAGTTTGGTGTTTTCCCTTCAAGAGGGCCCAGTATAATTCTCTTcttgattagttaattatcaACCTAACAAGTCCCTATCActgattatttaattaccaACTCCATCCTTTTCCTGTTCTTCCTTCTCTTCCATGAGATTTTTCTTCTGTAAGGTCTCCTCTTCAGGTGTATGCAGTTGTCTTTGCCtttgttgtatatttgtttctACTCTCATTTTGAGAAGAAATGTCTTCCAAAAACTAAAGTAAAGAAAAATTGAGAAGAAAATGTGCTTCCTTTGATTTTATCAGACAGGAGACTGAAGGAGGCTAAAGCAGCATTTGACACGAGCATAGATAATGGGATGACCTTCTTTGATACAGCAGAAGTATATGGTACAGCGGTAAGAAACTAAAACACTTATGATTCCTTATTCATTCTTCCACACATCAAAATTCTGAAGGTGCATTTAACTTCTAGTTCTTCTGTCCTTCAGCTGATGGGAGCAGTAAATTCTGAAAGTTTGCTCGGAGGGTATGCCATATTGTCATGTTCTGCTGTCTGTCACTCCAAAATTTTGCAACAGTAATGTGCGGCAATAGTCATTTGGTGTTTTCTCTCTTGCCTTCAGATTCATCAAGGAAAGGCAAGAGAAAGGTCAGATCGATGTTGCCGTCGCAACAAAGTTTGCTGCGCTTCCATGGAGATTCGGCCGAGGGAGTGTTCTTTCTGCACTGAAGAAATCGCTTGATCGTCTTGGCTTATCTTCAGTTGAGCTCTACCAACTTCATTGGTCAGCTTGTCTGCTTTATACCTGACACCTACTTCTCTGCAAAAttgaagcattttttttaacccaGCTGCTTTTTGTTTCTCTGCTTTCAGGCCAGGCCTATGGGGGAATGAAGGTATGTGGTCTGATGCAATCTATCTATATagggcttttttaccatcccaccaaaaattttagtacatttTCTGATACCTCAAGGAACCAcactttttatactaaaaagtgtggtaacttgaggtattttttcaaggatggtaaaaaagctatctatataaatgttttggtGAATTTGATTAGCTAGGCAATTCTAGCATAACTAAACTTCACTGTTCTGACATCTCTGAGCATTATTCAGGGTACCTTGATGGCCTTGCAGATGCTTATGAGCAAGGCCTTGTAAAGGCCGTTGGAGTCTCAAACTACAATGGTTTGTATTCTGGCTTTGGTCTGCAAATTATATGATATTGTGTATTCCTTAATTCTCAAGCTCTGTTTTTATACAAGAGAAACGCCTTCGGGATGCACATGCGCGTCTGAAGAAAAGAGGAGTTCCACTCGCTTCAAACCAAGTAAACTACAGCCTAATATACAGGACTCCTGAGATTAATGGTGTGAAGGCAGCTTGCGATGAGCTTGGCATCACCTTGATTGCTTATTCTCCAATAGCCCAAGGTGAGAACCAGTTCCTCCATTTTGTTTGTCCCAGTTGCCTCGTTGTATGAAGTGGTATTTGCAGTGCTGCCAATATAATGTTCCTCGATTTCGCCAATCACATTTCTTTTACTGACTCATTTCCATTGTTCAGGTGTTCTTTCAGGAAAATACACTCCAGAAAATCCTCCTACTGGTCCTCGAGCAAACACATATACCCCTGAGTTCCTCACCAAGGTCGTATTATTGAACCCTTAAGCTAGCTAGTTTATTAACATACAGCTTCAGCCTGGATGCACCAATCTTCAGTCTCTGGCTCTCTGCCACTCAACCTTGTTTATCTAAATTCTGAAAGTGTTTTATGTCATATAAATACACAGCTCCAACCACTAATGAACAGGATCAAGGAGATTGGAGAAAGCCATGGGAAAAACCCAACTCAGGTGCTGCATCTACCAACTCTCATAATCTGCTCATCCATGCAAGCAAAAGGAATCAATGTCTCCAAATAAGATGGTCAGTAACTTGCAAGGAACATAAGTGCAGTTCCACTGAAACAattgttctttctttcttgtttcaGGTGTCACTGAACTGGCTGACCTGCCAGGGCAATGTGGTGCCGATCCCCGGAGCCAAGAACGCCCGCCAGGCCAAGGAGTTCGCCGGAGCGCTCGGCTGGAGCCTCACCGGTGAAGAGGTCGAAGAGTTGCGATCTCTGGCACGCGAGATCAAGGGCATCAAGATGCCCATTGAAGAGTCATAGACAATGTGACTGAAGAAGTTTCTTGCGTGCACTCTTCATTTCAACATCCAATGTATAGTGCTGAATTGCTGAAAGGAGGTGTATTGATTATAACATTCAGTAGAAAACGTTTAAGGCGAAAAACTGGGGAGAAAGTGTAGAAAATGAGCTAGAAATTTCAGCCTGCATGACTAGAAAAATGTTTAGTCAGACTTCAGCCAGCCCAGTGATGATTCTAGTGCCATTGACAATGTATCAGACTAGACATTTCGGCGCGTGTGACTAGAAAAGAGAAGGACATCTTGATGCACCTCCATTAAAAACAAGTTTACAAATCATGGCAAGAAATATAGTTAATATCAAGGGAAAATATGCTTTTACTTAAAAAAGGATTAAATCAAATATGtgattcaaaatttagcaccctcatctttttgtttttttttgcttctgcttatgcttataagttaaaatttaaatttttaatcttaaaattggattgattttggggttttttaattgaagtttattttccagacttgacttttagattactaagaatacatatataaatattttatttgtaaattattttttgtttgcaaatatgccatttgtcttttttgtcACATAACTACTCTATAGATTGATTGTTCTCGGTTTTTTCCTCAATTTTTACAAGCACGCTTTCAAACTACTAATCATTAATTTTGCtgcaaatttatatatagaagctTGTCATCTTACAATTCTATAGtagatttttcaactttatagtatttaattttatcatttatactattaagtagctattaaaaaatcagataatctttcatcatcAAAAGAACCCAACCTAAATTTTAAAGCTTAGCCAGGAGAAAATTCCAAGTCAAGCCTTTAGTCTGGTGTAGTGCAGCttagatttataaatattgtgaTAAACTCTCGATACGTAGCTTTGTTGTTTCGTAAAGTTTTAGTTCGGTGGTATTTACTGTGTGccggttgaaaaaaaatgtctatGCAGAAAAAATATCACCTCCACCCACCTTTTGTACATTTTATTGATCTTTTGAGAGCTGAAAGCTCTGCCTCTGAATACGAAAAGTTGTTCGGATCGGAAAGAAACCATGAATGACCACTTGTACAAACTATCAATGaagtaattttataggaagTTTAGAGAATTACAGATAGTccttttggtttttgtttcttatccatgctttttttattatacggTAGACATGCACATAACACACACTCAAAAATCTTATccatgcaaattttttttgcgattataTGATATACACGTATACATCACTGCGCACGTAACACAACGTACTATTTGTGGgcactaaaatttaaaccctTATAAGTGGAGCCATAAACTCACAACTCTACCATCACAACACATGTGTTTTCCTCTTATCCATGCACGCTTTTTGTGTCttagaaaaatgtttttttttgtggagcAAAGCATTTGTGTTTGCAAATGTCTATCAGTCTATGGACTAACTTTCATGCAACAATCATATAGCAAATTAAACAATGATCAAACCTCATTATTTTTCCTTCTGAACGATGGATgatctatgtatttttttacgtAAGAAGGATGTGCCTCATTTTAAACAGGAGAAACGggattaaatattatttcaaaagctttttttatcattatttagAAAGTATATGAATGTACcgtatttttcagtgtaaaaatttaataacttAAGATACaatatatcttaaaatactaaaatttttaatatatatcaagATACTTCTTAAagacgataaaaaaactcttatttCATGAAGAAACGAGACCAAACCTTACCGTATGCAGTTAATTAAAAGAGAATTTTCGTACTAATTGAGAAAATATCTCTATATATCAAACTTTACCtaatatctttatatatatataaaagatactaaattttataactcTTAATTACCCTAATTAAAAAGGCTTAGCGAAAGAGGGCACCTCCAATACTAAGGCCATGGTTCTTTCAGCttgagattattataattcagATTATTAGaagtaagctgaaagaaacagataacttattgaagtagcttattataatccagagcccagcttattataatctgataagctcttTTAGATGAGCTTTTTCTAGCTTATTGGGTGAACAATTAGACTCTAATAatcttagaaaaaaacaactcatagcttattctactacagattataacaatctagcttataataatctgactcaataatttagattataataatcttaagccgAAAGAAACGGGGCCTAAATGCTTAGATAGGTGCTTAAATAGTTGATCAAGGTAAGTACTGCAATTAAGAGTCTAGTGGTCCAATGCAACAAATGAAGCAAATGCTTAAAATATTGATCTTTATTTGTAGCACCTCTATAAGCATTAGGCCAGTATCAATACATGTTTCATGGGATTTATGCATATTAAATAGGtgtcacatcagcaaaaaTGCTGACTTGGCAAAGTTATTAGACGAGGGAGTTTCATGAAATGAGAGTAGTTtcattcctataaaattcatcTGGCTCAATTACATAGTTTAAAACTATACATTGAGACCGACGATAGTACAGTAGAGTCTGCTCCCTTTGACATTTGCATATCCACCATAAATGCTTAATTGATGTTGTAACATCGAGGGGTCCGATGCCAACGCtctcttgatatttttttggctaTGTGTTCTCGCGCCTCATCAGGAGTCGATGCTGCAGGAGCAGCAACTCTTTGCATATAGCACCTTGTTAATCCTAGCTAGGTGGCTAAAATAAACCCGGCTTTTTATTGAAACGTTATTCCAAGCATCTGCGTTGGAGCTGTCCTAACACATTCACTACCAACAAACCAAGTACAAGCAAAACGTCGATCTCCTGCCCACTATACTTCCTCCAAGGATCCCAGCAACCACCTCCAACCATCATGTCACGGCTGACGTCTCCGCTCAAGAACGAAAAACCTTTGATGATTATAAGCAAGACACGcgcttactttttttttccttcaggaATTAATCAAGAAGTGACATCTTTCTAGTAATTCTCTCCTTTGAATCCATAAAATTCCCATGTTGGCCAATTCCCGTGATTTCTATAGAATTCGATAGCATGGCTGCGACCGGTACCAGTGTTGAGAATCTAACTCCAACATGCAAACCCGAGCGATGAATtagcatattattaattaaatattagcttaaaaacttaaaattagattaatacaatattttaaataatttttctataaaatatttggacaaaGTTATAGTCgtttggaaaatatatatcagaaaaatTGATGGGTAAGAAGTTGAGAGATGATGTAATTACTTTCCTCCATGTTCTTTTccaagaaataaaatacagGATATGCagttctatattttcttttgcttatgcccaagccaaaattttaatttttaatttttaatttaaagtagattctgagtttttttatcgtagtttatttttcggtcttaacttttagatcatttagaatacatatatatgttttatttgcaaattattttttatttaaaaatataccgtcAAACGATGCACCCCACGAAAAGTGtgattttttgtaaaaagactatatatataatttcataaaacAGTATTTTAAATCTATTTTCCAACATTATATTATTCGATTAATTTACGTGCACTCTCCCAAAGCGATAGTATACCGCACAGATAAGCGGCCAGTGGCGCGTCCACGTGGCTACCCGCCAAACACTCTTGTCACTCTTcctcttcgtcttcctcctcgtgCGTCGTGGCCAGCCAAACGAAACtcgcgcgcgcctccctccccgcccaccactcgcctcgccgtcgcagcCCAAGAACCGCCGCGAGCTGGGCGCTGCAGCATCCAAGTCCAGGGCGGCGGCTTCCCTTTGCTTTGGCCCGCCATGATGGCCATGCAGGTGGTCTCGGCCGGTGGCTGCTTGCtgcccctccgcctcctccccagcCGACGAgccgcggcggcacggcctccccgcgcgtccggcgcgtcggcggccgccgtggAGGAGGACGGCAAGGTGACGCTGGGCGGGTCCGGCGTGCCGGTGACCAAGCTCGGCATCGGCGCCTGGTCCTGGGGCGACACCACCTACTGGAACGAGTTCCAGTGGGACGGTACgttcttgatttctttttttttttttggcattatCTTTTGCAAGCATAATTCAGTCTCAATCTTGTGCTGTTCTACCTGCAATCGATTGAGTGACCAGTTCCTGGTTTAGGATCTGTTCATATGGGCAGTTTGGTCTCTGAATTTCTATCTGCTATCTTCGAATTGGTTCCTCGCTGTACTGTGTAGAGTTTCCTGTAGTTGATGAGCTAGTTTTCAGGTGCAAATGCGTTTATAGTTTTAATCTGCAAGGCATGAAGTAATGCTAACTGAGATTACAACCTAGAACTAAGAACTGGAATAATCATTGTAGTACTGTTTGCAATTGATTTATGTCCCAAATTTACTGCAAGTGATCTCTCCTGGTGAATTCTGGCACTGTTAACACTTATAATCTCTGGGGTCAATAATTCAATATTGTCTGAAAAGAAGACTATGGGATCAAGTCTCTAGGTGAATCCTGCATCATGGACACGGTCATAGATTTGTTCTCTCTGTTGTCCCAATGTTGGAACTTGGTACAGATTGTAAAATTTAACCATGCATTGGTATGTTTTTGAGGGACTTTTGATGTTTCTGTAGCTCAGAAGGCACCGGCCATCTAAGGCTATAAGATCAGAAAAGTGTGACTATTTAACAAGGTTTTGTTTGTTCGCGTTACTTGTCTCCTGCTACTTGGTGGTTGTTGGCCGAGCTGAAATCGTGGTCATACATCCCATGTGCATGATGTGCATGTTGCATTGCCTGTAAGAAACCACGTGCCACATGCAAATCTTCGCGAAGTTTCAGATCAACATAATTTGACCTGGAATGTTAACGAGAAAACATATGAAATATCATAAATCTCTCATGTAGTTAGTGGAGCAGACAAATTTTCTTAATGTCAGTGACAAAAGTACTGGTGACAGTCCTCCCTTAATGTGATGAAGCACTCTGAAATTTGCCAGATAGGAAACTGAAGGCTGCTAAAGGAGCATTTGATGCAAGTATCGATTGTGGAATAACCTTCTTTGATACTGCAGAAGTATATGGTGCAGGGGTAAGAACAACCATGCACATGATTTCTGATCATTCTCTGGTTCATTTAAAGGAAAATCtaacattttgttttggttaTGGATGTTTTGAAGATATCAGGAGCCATAAATTCAGAAAGTTTACTAGGAAGGTATATGATGTATAACTGTTATTATTCCAAATATACGACAATTATAGCACAACATTTGTTCTAAGTTCCCATTTGCCATCAGATTCATCAAGGAGAGGCAACAGAAAGAAGAGGTCAAAGTGGCTATCGCGACAAAGTTTGCGGCTCTTCCGTGGAGGCTTGGGCGAGGAAGTGTTATTTCTGCACTGAAGGACTCATTGTCCCGCCTTGGCGTCTCCTCAGTTGAGCTCTACCAACTTCATTGGTTGTCTCGTTGTCTTTTCACTCAAATATTATCTGTTTATTAGTTCTTGCTAGTTTATTTAACTGGTGTCCTCATCTCCTTTTCAGGCCAGGGATATGGGGCAATGAAGGTATTCTTTTAAGATACccatatttatttaagtgttgGAATAGACTTTATTTGAGCTGTATGTAGTAAGCAGTGGGGAGCAATTACATTGTACTTACATGATTCAGGTTACCTTGATGGTCTTGGAGATGCTTATGAGCAAGGACTTGTAAAGGCTGTTGGAGTCTCAAACTACAGCGGTTGCAATCTGacatcaaaatttacatatgatGCAGTTTGTTGTGCTAGTACCTCTTTTCAGAAGCTAATTCCAAGAACGTTCTTTTCTATGTTTTGGTACAGAGAAACGTCTCCGGGTTGCTTATGAGCGGCTCAAGAAGAGGGGAATTCCACTCGCGTCAAACCAAGTAAACTACAGTTTGATATACAGGAACCCTGAAGAAAATGGGGTGAAAGCAGCTTGTGATGAGCTTGGTATTACTTTGATCGCATATTCCCCGATTGCCCAAGGTAGAATTC includes:
- the LOC102704715 gene encoding uncharacterized oxidoreductase At1g06690, chloroplastic-like isoform X3 produces the protein MRFFFCKVSSSDRRLKEAKAAFDTSIDNGMTFFDTAEVYGTALMGAVNSESLLGGFIKERQEKGQIDVAVATKFAALPWRFGRGSVLSALKKSLDRLGLSSVELYQLHWPGLWGNEGYLDGLADAYEQGLVKAVGVSNYNEKRLRDAHARLKKRGVPLASNQVNYSLIYRTPEINGVKAACDELGITLIAYSPIAQGVLSGKYTPENPPTGPRANTYTPEFLTKVLQPLMNRIKEIGESHGKNPTQVSLNWLTCQGNVVPIPGAKNARQAKEFAGALGWSLTGEEVEELRSLAREIKGIKMPIEES
- the LOC102704715 gene encoding uncharacterized oxidoreductase At1g06690, chloroplastic-like isoform X1 yields the protein MAAMALQVVAGSGGGQLIPVVGPAAHRRARAAALRLPRAVASDAAAKVGEEEGKVRLGGSDVAVTKLGIGAWSWGDTTYWNDSEWDDRRLKEAKAAFDTSIDNGMTFFDTAEVYGTALMGAVNSESLLGGFIKERQEKGQIDVAVATKFAALPWRFGRGSVLSALKKSLDRLGLSSVELYQLHWPGLWGNEGYLDGLADAYEQGLVKAVGVSNYNEKRLRDAHARLKKRGVPLASNQVNYSLIYRTPEINGVKAACDELGITLIAYSPIAQGVLSGKYTPENPPTGPRANTYTPEFLTKVLQPLMNRIKEIGESHGKNPTQVSLNWLTCQGNVVPIPGAKNARQAKEFAGALGWSLTGEEVEELRSLAREIKGIKMPIEES
- the LOC102704715 gene encoding uncharacterized oxidoreductase At1g06690, chloroplastic-like isoform X2, producing MAAMALQVVAGSGGGQLIPVVGPAAHRRARAAALRLPRAVASDAAAKVGEEEGKVRLGGSDVAVTKLGIGAWSWGDTTYWNDSEWDDRRLKEAKAAFDTSIDNGMTFFDTAEVYGTALMGAVNSESLLGGFIKERQEKGQIDVAVATKFAALPWRFGRGSVLSALKKSLDRLGLSSVELYQLHWPGLWGNEGYLDGLADAYEQGLVKAVGVSNYNEKRLRDAHARLKKRGVPLASNQVNYSLIYRTPEINGVKAACDELGITLIAYSPIAQGVLSGKYTPENPPTGPRANTYTPEFLTKLQPLMNRIKEIGESHGKNPTQVSLNWLTCQGNVVPIPGAKNARQAKEFAGALGWSLTGEEVEELRSLAREIKGIKMPIEES
- the LOC102704990 gene encoding uncharacterized oxidoreductase At1g06690, chloroplastic-like is translated as MMAMQVVSAGGCLLPLRLLPSRRAAAARPPRASGASAAAVEEDGKVTLGGSGVPVTKLGIGAWSWGDTTYWNEFQWDDRKLKAAKGAFDASIDCGITFFDTAEVYGAGISGAINSESLLGRFIKERQQKEEVKVAIATKFAALPWRLGRGSVISALKDSLSRLGVSSVELYQLHWPGIWGNEGYLDGLGDAYEQGLVKAVGVSNYSEKRLRVAYERLKKRGIPLASNQVNYSLIYRNPEENGVKAACDELGITLIAYSPIAQGILTGKYTPDNPPTGPRGRIYTPEFLTKLQPLINRIKEIGASYEKTPTQVVLNWLICQGSNVVPIPGAKNAEQAMEFAGALGWSLTDQEVEEMRSMAREIKPVIGFPVEKL